The genomic region TAGGCCGCCGCGCTCCAGTTCAAAGTCGCTCCCCCATATGACACTGACTCAACCGGATAGACACCGTAATAATACAAGAAGAACTCCAGGGGTATTCCCGTCACGCCGTCATATGTCCTTTCACAATTTTCCAGTTTAGCGTAGAGCGAGCTGTTTACGTTTTTTGAGGCGTCGCCGTTGATCGTGAAAGACCAGCTGCTTCCATCGAATACAAAGAAGGAAATGGCCACGACTAATAAAACGACGGCCAATAAAATAAGGAAAGCAACGGGCTTTTTCGGCAAGGCCATTCACTCCACAATGATCGACTCCACGTCCATCCAGTTCTGCCGGCTCTTATCGCTCGTGGCTATTTTAATCTTGCCCTGGTCGCGGGTGACGAAGAAGCTTCCGCTTAATATTTCATGGCGGCTATAGCTCTTCTCGGACGCGGCGCCCTTTATGATGACCTTTGAAAAGTCGACGTATCCTTCCTTGAATAGGAGGTCTTTAAGGCTTATGCCCGGGGCCACGAACGCCGACTCGAACTGGTAGTCCCGGTCCTGGCCCGAGTACCCGGTCGTCTTACGGCTATAGACCATATTGCCCATGCCGTCGTCAAGCATCTCTCCGTATGAGATCTCTTTGCCGTTCAGCGTTATGGAGTCGCCCGCGTCGCCGCCCACGACCACTATTGCCCGGATGTTCTTGGCCCAGACGTTGACTGGCATGTTTGGCCCGAGGACGCGTATCGAGTACTCCATGGGCACGAAGATGGTCTCCCCCGTCATTTCGCTCCTATTAAGCGTCATCTCGTAATCGTCGGCGTAAAAAACTAAGCTGTCGAAGTCGCTCACCCCGTGCGCCTTCAGGAAATCGAAGACTGGCACCCCCCTGGAAGGCACGCCCACGCCATCCTGCTGCTTCAGCGTGATTATATCTACCTGCTTGAGCTTGAAGATGTCATCCACGACGACGTATTCGTCCTGCGGCGTGTCCCCCGTCAGCAGTATCGTGCCGTTCACGTTCACGTTGGGGGCCACTACGCTGCCGTGGCCCTCGTGGCACTGCTTGCAATCGAGCTGCGGATTCAAAGCGGAGGACAGGGCGAAGGTGCCCGCCGCCGCCACGATGAGCCCCATCGTAAGCCCGGCCAGCAGGAACTTATACGCTCGCTCCATGCACCGCCCCGCTTATACAAGCTCTATTGTTGCAAGCTTGCTGACCCAGGCGCTGTACGGCTGCGTTGGCACTACGGCCCTGAGCGTGCCATTCTTCTGGTCGATGGCTATGATGGCGTCCTGGTCCGCCCGCACGTCTGCCAGGCTAAGCGTCTTGTTGTAGCCGTCTGACGCGACGAATTTTATCTTCGTGGCATTCTTATTGGAATAGTCGTCCAGCAGCTTATTCAGCAATATGCCGGAGACGTTTAGCGTCGTGTTATTCTTGTAGGGCAGGGAGAGCGACTTGACAGGGTAGGACTGAAGCTTAGACATCTTCAGCCCTATGGGCTTATCCCCGACGCCGGTGATGTTCAGGACGACTTGCTCAGAGCTTGAGCTTGCCGCCGTGGTGAGCTCTATCTTTACCGGCACCTTCATCCACATCTCCCCCGGCTCGCCTGGTAAGACCAGCTTGATTGAGTTCTTGTTGACGTTA from Methanocella conradii HZ254 harbors:
- a CDS encoding molybdopterin-dependent oxidoreductase; its protein translation is MRRCELGIISIVVLVMLAVAMSGCTAGSTDNSGLKSGLADNPNYKIEIIGGKSPTTVTFADIKAMGFVEKKGVVMVNSAGTEKTGDYVGVPLMDVINKAGMPDGEYNFKISASDGYSKVYTREQVEKAILALKENGTALTDNVNKNSIKLVLPGEPGEMWMKVPVKIELTTAASSSSEQVVLNITGVGDKPIGLKMSKLQSYPVKSLSLPYKNNTTLNVSGILLNKLLDDYSNKNATKIKFVASDGYNKTLSLADVRADQDAIIAIDQKNGTLRAVVPTQPYSAWVSKLATIELV